Genomic DNA from Hyperolius riggenbachi isolate aHypRig1 chromosome 10, aHypRig1.pri, whole genome shotgun sequence:
TCACAAATCTTCAAGCGAATTCATCTTTGCAAACAACATCCCATTATCAAGTACCAAAAACATATGTTGAAATatgcaattgtttaaaaaggcgacaacgtcgacttgtttcggagtgaccttcttcaggccttcacaaacaattgtaatCTGTAAATATACAAGACAAAAATTGGGACAAGTACCATCTGGAAAAAATCAAGCCAGGAAACACCACTTAGATtggacacagcacacaggcaagATGTACCAGGAGAGAGTTTTCTCCCAATTTTTCCAATTGCAGTAGAGCATTAATGAAAGAAAGAGTTTCACCTACTTGGATTGGTGGTAAGCGAGACtggcttttttgtgtgtgtcctgcTTCATGTTCACCtttaaggacaactaaagtgagaggtatatggaggctgccctatttatttccttttaaagagaatctgtattgttaaaatcacacaaaagtaaacataccagtgtgttaggggacatctcctattcccctctgtcacaatttcgctgctccccgccgcattaaaagtagtcaaaaacagtttttaaaagtttgtttgtaaacaaacaaaatggccaccaaaacaggaagtaggttgatgtacagtatgcccacacatagaaaatacatccatacacaatcaggctgtatacagccttccttttgaatctcaagagatcatttgtgtgtttctttccccctgcagctcactgaagagttacaagctgattgtttgtttcttcttgcagacagctctgcccggttgtctgtaattctgcagtatgtgactcatcagtatgtgaacagagcatttatccagcttgtaaaagataagagagcagagaaaagctggctaatgtaaataacacacacacacagaggagtgtgcatagagggggcatgcatagcagatcacactgaagagttggcagccttccagacacaggaccacaagtccgacaggggaaagataagctgatttattacagagacagtgatagtagaaagtgctgcagtaagccagagcacattataataggtttaggaacctgtaggatggtagaaaacacaatgacatttttgttacagagtccctttaaacaatacaatttgcctggcagcccttctgatctatttggctgcagtagtgtctgaattagaccagaaacaagcatgcagctaatcttgtcagatctgacaataatgtctgatctgctgcatgcttgttcagggtctatggctgcaagtattagaggcagaagatcagcaggatagccaggcaactggtattgctcaaaggacaactgtagtgagagtgatatggaggctgacatttttttttttactttttaagcaataccagttgcctggctgtcctgctgatcctctgtctataaaatgtttagccatagaccctgaacaagcatgcagctgatcaggtgtttctgacattattgtcagatctgacaagaatagctgcatgcttgttgctggtgttagacactactgcagccaaatcgaccagcagggctgccaggcaacttgtattgtttaaaaagaaataaatatagcagtctctatatttttctcactacaattgtcctttaaagtcaaacaaaaaaagggTTAGGGTGAGCCAACAGTCAGATAGCAATGGTTCTATTAGTTATAGGCATCTGTCACTTTCTCTAAACATCATCCTTGGGAGTCTCACCTCTGTTGCCACCATTATTGAGCGGCTCCGCCTCCTCTGCAAAATGTTCTTCTTTAGATTCGAGAGGATGCAAAGAAAAGAGGTGGTAAAATCAGCAACACCCAACAGTAACCAGGAAGAGAGCCAGGAATTGTGGTCCAAGAGCTGAAATAAGCCAGCAGATGACTCTGCCTATACCTTGAATGTCACATTTGGGTGAAATCGTCTATTAGAATCCTTTATCTCAGTCATACACTTCCTAGATACTGTAATGCATTTTTCTTTCAGTAGTAAGGAAAATGATGTGTGTAAACATCACCCTAACAGATAACAGCATCAGCTAGGATGTGTTCTCTGATGTGCAATAAGGTTtcttttgtctgcaaaacttttcccacactctgaacataaaaaaggacgctcacctgtgtgacttctcttgtGTGTATTAAGATGTGATTTCTGAATAAAACGCTTCCCACATTCCAGACACGAGGATGTTCACCAGCGTGACTTCTCTGGTGCGTATTAAAATCTGTTTTTCCgataaaacctttcccacactcaggacatgaaaaaggacgctcacctgtgtgagttttctgGTGCCTAACAAGCATCCTCTTCTCaataaaacctttcccacactctgaacaagcaaAAGGCTGCTCGCCCGTGTGACTTTTTTGGTGCCTAATGAGATGTTCTTTCCTGAAAAAACTTtttccacattctgaacatggaaAAGGACGTTCCCCTGTGTGGGCTCTATGGTGTGTGATTAGGTCTGTTTTTTCAAAGAactttttcccacattctgaacatgaataaaGACGCTCGCCTGTATGAGTTTTCTGATGTCTTATAAGAACAGTTTTGTATTTAAAATCTTTCCCACATTCAGGACATGAAAAAGGACGCTTGCCTACATGGCTTCTCTGGTGACGACGAAGATATCCTTTCTgaacaaaacttttcccacactctgaacaggaaaatgGACGCTTGCCTGTATGACTTATTTGATGCATAATTAGAACTGAATTCCTTGTGAAATGTCTGTCGCATTCAAAACATGTAAACCTCTTATCACCAGTGGGTCTAATAGTATGTGATATGGCCAGAGGGGATTCCCCATAATTATACTGATCTGATGACATATTTGTACCATGAGTTCCTGGATTAGTATCTGgggtaacaggaagtgatgtgtcAGAGGACTCCTCAGGATTAGAGGGATCTAGTGATCTGTCCTCATGGTAAAGTCTGTGATGTGTATTTCCAGTAATGGGCTTTCCTCCTGGAGAATGTTGTCTGACGCCATTATCTTCTGTATTATCATCTGGAGGTGAAATAAATTGTCCCTCTGAGGTGCTCTCCACATCCTGTCCATCTATTGGGGAAATAATAACAGTTATAGGACATTCATTATCCTGTGTGCAGGCAGCAGTCATGTTCGTGGCTCTAGCAGTGAATGATGTTACAGGGCTCTGGCATGTGCAACAGGCATTTTGAGGGGTTCCCACACCAGCTGAACAGTCTGGGATTTGGAACTTCCCCACAAGTGACCTGGGTGTCTTtcaactatgatgttatactgaggaatggagatgggcctttcatatggtgtaaagtatctcctcctcatttgttggtactatgatcagggccggatttatactttttaccgcccaaggccaactatatcgTCTGTATGGTTGCTAGCTCTGTGTGCCCCAAcgagaattctccttactttccatcattggtgtcacagacaatagctattttagtaatatgcgtataaattatatgttatgttttgaacttttgtggtatgcttgccatctccttaatgatggacccaatgtgtcaccatgagagttaggctgatgtatacctgcaggatagagcttacatatcttgcagggacagcacaagtacaggacagagagttcaaatggtacagctgtccttgtagatagggatggctgcatagaacagctttactgccactcactgagccgcccctaaacttctggtgccctaggccatggcctatggggccttgccagaaatccggccctgactatgatgttatactgaggaatggagatgggcctttcatatggtgtacagtatatcctcctcatttgttggtactatgatgatatactgaggaatggagatgtgcctttcatatggtgtacagtatctcctcctcatttgttggtactatgatgttatactgaggaatggagatgggcctttcatatggtgtacagtatcccctcctcatttgttggtactatgatgttatactgaggaatggagatgggcctttcatatagtgtacagtatctcttcctcatttgttggtactataatgttatactgaggaatggagatgtgcctttcatatgttgtacagtatctcctccttatttgttggtgctatgatgttatactgaggaatggagatgggcctttcatatggtgtacagtatctcctcctcatttgttggcactatgatgttataatgaggaatggagatgggcctttcatatggtgtacagtatctcctcatttgttggtgctatgatgttatactgaggaatggagatggaccttcatatggtgtacagtatctcctcattagttggtgctatgatgttatactgaggaatggagatgggcctttcatatggtgtacagtatctcctcatttgttggtgctgtgatgccatactgaggaatggagatgggcctttcatatggtgtacagtatctcttcctcatttgttggtactatgatgttatactgaggaatggagatgggcctttcatatggtgtacagtatctcctcctcatttgttggtgctatgatgttatactgaggaatggagataggcctttcatatggtatacagtatctcctcctcatttgttggtactatgatgttataatgaggaatggagatgggcctctcatatggtgttcagtatctcctcctcatttgttggcactatgatgttatacagaggaatggagatgggcctttcatatggtgtacagtatctcctcctcatttgttggtactatgatgttatactgaggagtggagatgggcctttcatatggtgtacagtatctcctcctcatttgttggtactatgatgttatactgaggaatggagatgggcctttcatatggtgtacagtatctcctcctcatttgttgggaacatttGATAGTAGGGGAGGTACTTTGGTTAGCTTCTTATATAGAATACTATGGATTTATTCATCTTCTCTTAACTGAAACATTTTTATGCGGTAATGAAACAAAATCCAGTAAAGGGTAACTTACCTGAGCTAATATCTACAGGGCATTCCTCATTTTTCACAAGCATCATCACATGGTCTTGTTTTGCAAATTGATGATCATCCCTCACAAAcgtttcttcttcctctttaattgtcctcgtcTTGTtatcctcctccacagactgctgatcactcttcacatatgtctcctcttcttcctctttatttgttCTTATCATGTCCCATTCCCTCATATACTGTTGTCCACTCACCACATATGTCTCgtcttcttctttaattgtccttGCTATGTCACCCTCTTCCAcaggctgctgatcactcctcacgccTATCTCTTCTTCTTTAACCTCAACTTTTACATCAATTTGTCCAGTATCCTAAACCAATAAAATAAGGGAAAATAACACCTTTAGCGGTTTAAAACTAATGACTATAAACTACATAGGAAAATAAACTCTCAGGAGTCACATTAGGTTCACACTTACCTGATAACAGTAAGGGTTAGTGTATTCTTCCTGTGTACAATCCTGGgaacaaagaggacctgtacatctttcTGGtgtgtttctgttactggatccacctgtaggaaacacacacacacactgattgaaTACATTGTTTCTATGTGTTTATAAGATGGTGGGGATCTAAGTAAATCCTACATACTCCTTTCTCATTTACAAGAAAATGAAAGCCTCTGCTTACCTGGTGATGTGAAGGGTGGCTTATTCTCCATCATGATGCCCTTttagaggtccttgtgtcctaAATACTGTCTCACCTGCATGGAGAAATAGACAGAGACTTTTTGACACCATATAGGAACCTGGGAGACACAGTCACCATTATAGATCTCCTCCATGCGTGTTATTTTCCTTCACAGCAGTGCGCCCCgcagctgctgtgatgaggcaggaagcaagagagcggttccccttgtaacggcgatacacatcaccgctacaggaagctgctctcctgcttcttgcctcatcacagcagccacgTGGCGCATGGAAGAGCGGGGAATAAAAGAGAGAAAGCGTCCGCCAGCTAAGCAAGGTAACACCAGCAGTGACCGCAGAGGGGGAgtgtatactggggcaacttaagtacctatactggggcactatactagctatacttgggcactatactactcatactggggcactatactagctatactggggcactatactaactatactgaggcactatactatgcatactggggtactatactagctatactggggcactatactagctatacttgggcactatactactcatactggggcactatactagctatactggggcactatactaactatactgaggcactatactatgcatactggggtactatactagctatactggggcactatactagctatacttgggtaactatactagctatgctggggtaactatactggggcaactgctagggcactatactagctatactggggcaactaaacgccctctactggggtaactatgcttGCTATGCCGCTGCAcccgacatccccccccccccccccggtaacccACTGCACACCACAATAAACCCAAACCACTAGCCACTGAGGGTCCCCACAAAAAAATTTGGTTGGATTGCGGTCCCCTGGCTGGAAAAGGTCGGGGACCCATGaggtagcctagtttttttttttaatttcatgagCCCacttcgggctctctttaaagtaacTCTGTAGCagtataaaaaagtcagatacttaccaatagagagggaaggctccagATCATTTAGAGCCTCCACTGTCCTCTCTCGCTCCAGGGCTGTCCTTTGTTCAAATGTGCTACCTCCGGGTGTCCttggaagcacttgtgtccctgagtgTTTCTGAAGATGGGCGGGTCTGTACTGCGCGTGTGAGCGAGTGCACTCGGGGGACACAAGTGCTTCGGAGGGTTCCTGAAAACGGGGTTCACAGCGCCGGAACATGGGGACTAagaggggagagggaaggctctataggatacaAAACCGTTCTTCTCCATAGATGAGTATATGatgattattaatattattattaattaatttttattgCTTCAGTGTTACTTTAACATTTCTAAAGGTGATGACTTTTGAAAGACACTTATGAACTACAAATCCTATATTATTACTATGCAATACTTAATCCAGGGACACTTTATAATATCTTATTTGATCAAACctgctgaaaaacaaacaaacaaaatacagaaaaacTAGGCATTGCATGGTCAGCTTATGGATCTTTAACCCTTTACTACCTGTCCCTAGTCTGGTTGAGGGGAGTCAGTGCGAAAGTCCATAAGGAAATTCTGAtgatgtgattgggtggacagctctCAAGCTTCTTTTCACATATGTTGTAGAATGAATAAGCCCATCAGAAAGATTCAAGATGTAGacattgctgtgattggagaagtgTTCCCTAtgctggctcacctcaaccatattagctccctgtcacctcccagCCATTAATAAACTCATTCCTAAAAGGAATATAACCTGACAACTAACTTTTACCCAATTCTCACCCTATAAACAACCCCTAAATCTAAACATCCAAACTATAAGCAAACTTCATGACTAACTCTGCACACCTACTAAAACAATGCTACATACTGTACATGAATTATATAGTATACATGTTTCTCCTCTTTGCTGCTctttgcttgctgctgctgatggAGGAGAGGACACAAGGGTGGGGCGGTTAATGGATGTAAATATGATTAATTGAAATAATATGGCATTACCTAGTCCTTGGCTGCCAGCCCCTAATGTCTCCTCTGCACTTCCTACTACTCTATAGCTTCTATCCTGTGCCTTGCTCTTCCAGGAAATGAATACTCCATCTTGTGGAGAATAGAAGAACTGCAGCTGTCATTACAATGCCTTTTGCTACTTCCTATGCTGCATAAGGCTATCCCCTCATATCCACATCACACCTTTGTTATCACGTGACTGATGTTTTACATTAAATAtgaagcagcccccccccccacccacacccacacacacctatAGAGAAGAAAGGCTCAGGTGCCCATATAGCCTTCCAGGTTCTGTCTCCTTCCCATAGTGCCACTGACGGGCCCTGGAGAAGTTCTCCAACCAGCTTTGTTTAATATGTCTTTGGGCCTCCTCGGGCAATCTTCCGAAGTTCTCAACTTCTCTGTTCGCGTAACTTCAGCGGGGGACAGTGGAACAAGGGCACAGAGAAAAGATTGGaaacacatttttcttttcttttcctttttttttttgggggggggggggggggggggggatcaaaagAGAGATTTGCAGTCAGGCCTAGGAACTTAAAGGACCACAGTCGCGAAAATcttcaaatttaaaatatatgtaaacacatacaaataagaagcatgtttattccagagtaaaatgagccatgcattacttttctcctgtgttgctgtcacttacagtaggtagtagaaatctgacagaaccaaaaaggttttgggctagtccatttcctcatagaAGATTCTCAGCACtgcctttattgtttataaagacactccctcaaaaggatttatacaaagatgctggccagcctccctgctcgctgtacactttgGCAATTGGATGGAGaaaatgccattcactaagtgctgtggaaaataaagaaaatcccgagaaccccccatgaggaaatgagatagtccaaaacctgttggttctttgACATCAACACAGGATCCCTCCTCCCAGCAGCATATTAAAGCATACCggaaattcagaacttcctctctgctctaaaagataagcaacagcataataaccttaacagaaaaacatttatttgttgcagctcacagaactcctgcaataaatctgcagtgagtctatttcctgctttcatggaagcagacaaagggttaacattctgtgtttacaaattagctgaggctgccgagattcctgtgctgacacagctaagagttCAAATTACAAATGTGATGACTTGTAGCTGAGGCAGAATTACACAGGCTCTTCACTCTAAACACAAAAAGTGT
This window encodes:
- the LOC137534739 gene encoding gastrula zinc finger protein XlCGF57.1-like yields the protein MMENKPPFTSPGGSSNRNTPERCTGPLCSQDCTQEEYTNPYCYQDTGQIDVKVEVKEEEIGVRSDQQPVEEGDIARTIKEEDETYVVSGQQYMREWDMIRTNKEEEEETYVKSDQQSVEEDNKTRTIKEEEETFVRDDHQFAKQDHVMMLVKNEECPVDISSDGQDVESTSEGQFISPPDDNTEDNGVRQHSPGGKPITGNTHHRLYHEDRSLDPSNPEESSDTSLPVTPDTNPGTHGTNMSSDQYNYGESPLAISHTIRPTGDKRFTCFECDRHFTRNSVLIMHQISHTGKRPFSCSECGKSFVQKGYLRRHQRSHVGKRPFSCPECGKDFKYKTVLIRHQKTHTGERLYSCSECGKKFFEKTDLITHHRAHTGERPFPCSECGKSFFRKEHLIRHQKSHTGEQPFACSECGKGFIEKRMLVRHQKTHTGERPFSCPECGKGFIGKTDFNTHQRSHAGEHPRVWNVGSVLFRNHILIHTREVTQVSVLFYVQSVGKVLQTKETLLHIREHILADAVIC